One stretch of Chelonia mydas isolate rCheMyd1 chromosome 17, rCheMyd1.pri.v2, whole genome shotgun sequence DNA includes these proteins:
- the CCT6A gene encoding T-complex protein 1 subunit zeta produces the protein MSAVKALNPKAEVARAQAALAVNISAARGLQDVLRTNLGPKGTMKMLVSGAGEIKLTKDGNVLLHEMQIQHPTASLIAKVATAQDDITGDGTTSNVLIIGELLKQADLYISEGLHPRIVTEGFEAAKEKALEVLEKVKVTKEMDRETLVDVARTSLRTKVHAELADILTEAVVDAVLAIRKPDEPIDLYMVEIMEMKHKSETETALIRGLVLDHGARHPDMKKRVEDAYILTCNVSLEYEKTEVSSGFFYKSAEEREKLVKAERKFIEDRVNKIIDLKKRVCGDSNKGFIVINQKGIDPFSLDALAKEGIVALRRAKRRNMERLTLACGGMAMNSVDDLTADCLGHAGLVYEYTLGEEKFTFIEKCDNPRSVTLLIRGPNKHTLMQIKDAVRDGLRAVKNAIEDGCVVAGAGALEVAIADALVKHKPNVKGRAQFGVQAFADALLIIPKVLAQNSGYDPQETLVKVLAEYAGSGQLIGVDLNTGEPMVAAAAGIWDNYNVKKQLLHSCTVIASNILLVDEIMRAGMSSLKG, from the exons ATGTCGGCGGTGAAGGCGCTCAACCCCAAGGCCGAGGTGGCCCGGGCCCAGGCGGCGCTGGCCGTGAACATCAGCGCGGCCCGGGGACTGCAGGACGTGCTGCGGACCAATCTGGGCCCCAAGGGCACCATGAAGAT GCTGGTGTCCGGGGCGGGAGAGATCAAGCTTACCAAAGATGGCAACGTGCTGCTTCACGAGATG cAAATACAACACCCAACAGCCTCCTTGATAGCAAAAGTAGCAACAGCACAGGATGACATCACTGGAGATGGTACCACTTCAAATGTTCTGATCATTGGAGAGCTGCTGAAGCAGGCGGATCTCTATATTTCCGAG ggcTTGCACCCTAGAATAGTCACCGAAGGATTTGAAGCTGCAAAGGAAAAAGCACTTGAAGTTTTGGAGAAAGTCAAAGTAACCAAGGAGATGGACAGGGAGACACTTGTGGATGTTGCCAGAACGTCCCTGCGTACTAAAGTTCATGCAGAACTTGCTGATATCTTAACAGAG GCTGTAGTAGATGCTGTTTTGGCAATCAGAAAACCAGATGAGCCTATTGACCTCTACATGGTTGAGATTATGGAGATGAAGCACAAATCGGAAACTGAAACAGC gttGATTAGAGGACTTGTTTTGGACCATGGTGCTCGTCATCCTGACATGAAGAAAAGAGTGGAAGATGCTTACATCCTTACTTGCAATGTATCACTAGAATATGAAAAAAC aGAGGTGAGCTCAGGATTCTTCTATAAGAGTGCAGAAGAAAGAGAGAAGTTAGTAAAAGCTGAGAGAAAATTCATTGAAGACAGAGTGAACAAAATCATAGATTTGAAAAAGAGAGTCTGTGGTGATTCAAATAAAGGATTTATTGTGATCAATCAAAAG GGAATTGACCCATTTTCCTTGGATGCACTTGCAAAAGAAGGGATAGTAGCTTTGCGCAGAGCAAAAAGGAGGAACATGGAGAG ATTGACCCTTGCTTGTGGTGGTATGGCTATGAATTCTGTGGATGACCTCACTGCTGACTGTTTGGGGCATGCTGGTCTTGTCTACGAGTATACACTG GGTGAAGAGAAGTTTACCTTCATTGAGAAGTGTGACAACCCTCGCTCTGTTACCCTGTTGATCAGGGGGCCAAATAAACATACGCTCATGCAAATCAAGGATGCAGTAAGAGATGGGCTACGTGCTGTCAAAAATGCTATTGAGGATG GATGTGTAGTTGCAGGAGCTGGTGCGTTAGAAGTGGCAATAGCTGATGCTCTTGTAAAACATAAGCCCAATGTAAAAGGAAGAGCCCAGTTTGGAGTTCAAGCCTTTGCTGATGCTCTGCTCATAATTCCTAAG gTTCTTGCGCAGAACTCTGGCTATGACCCCCAGGAAACACTAGTGAAAGTTTTGGCCGAATATGCAGGATCAGGACAACTTATTGGAGTTGATCTGAACACTG GTGAACCAAtggtggcggcggcggctggaATTTGGGATAATTATAATGTCAAAAAACAACTACTTCATTCATG CACGGTGATCGCTAGCAACATTCTTTTGGTTGATGAAATTATGCGAGCTGGAATGTCGTCTCTCAAAGGTTGA
- the PSPH gene encoding phosphoserine phosphatase has protein sequence MASLLELKEIFRNADAVCFDVDSTVIKEEGIDELAKFCGVGDAVAEMTRRAMGGSVTFKAALTARLGLIRPSCEQVQKLISEHPPQLTPGIRELVSRLHQRGIQVFLISGGFQSIVEHVALQVNIPTANVFANRLKFYFNGEYAGFDETQPTAESGGKGKVISHLKEEFHFKKVVMIGDGATDMEACPPADGFIGFGGNVIRKQVKEKAKWYITHFDELLKELEER, from the exons ATGgcctccctcctggagctgaaGGAAATCTTCCGCAATGCCGATGCAGTGTGCTTTGATGTGGATAGTACAGTCATCAAGGAAGAAGGAATTGATGAGCTGGCAAAGTTCTGTGGAGTTGGGGATGCTGTGGCAGAAAT GACACGGAGAGCTATGGGAGGCTCTGTGACATTCAAAGCTGCTTTAACGGCTCGACTAGGACTTATACGTCCCTCCTGCGAGCAAGTGCAAAAACTAATTTCAGAACATCCTCCTCAGCTCACACCAGGGATAAG GGAGCTGGTAAGCAGGCTTCATCAGCGAGGCATCCAAGTCTTCTTAATATCCGGAGGTTTTCAGAGCATTGTGGAGCATGTCGCTTTACAGGTGAACATTCCAACAGCAAACGTGTTTGCCAATAGGCTGAAGTTTTACTTTAATG GAGAATATGCAGGGTTTGATGAGACACAACCAACAGCTGAATCAGGTGGAAAAGGAAAGGTTATCAGTCATCTGAAGGAAGAGTTTCACTTTAAGAAGGTAGTTATGATTGGAGATGGAGCTACAGACATGGAGGCATGTCCCCCTGCG GACGGCTTCATTGGATTTGGAGGAAATGTAATCAGGAAACAAGTAAAGGAGAAAGCCAAATGGTACATCACTCACTTTGACGAACTGCTTAAAGAACTGGAAGAACGATAA